Proteins from a genomic interval of Arvicanthis niloticus isolate mArvNil1 chromosome 26, mArvNil1.pat.X, whole genome shotgun sequence:
- the LOC143438836 gene encoding olfactory receptor 10D3-like has translation MEIKNCSVVTEFILLGIPHTEGLETMLFVLFLPFYTCTLVGNVSILMAVISSTRLHTPMYFFLGNLSIFDMGFSSVTCPKMLLYLMGLSRLISYQDCVSQLFFFHFLGSIECFLYTVMAYDRFAAICHPLRYSVIMNSRICVALAVGTWLLGCLHSSVLTSLTFTLPYCGPNEVDHFFCDIPAILPLASGDTSLAQRVSFTNVGLVSLVCFLLILVSYTRITVSILRIHSTEGRQRAFSTCSAHLIAILCAYGPIITVYLQPTPNPMLGTVVQILMNLVAPMLNPLIYTLRNKEVKIALRKILHGKKPISEG, from the coding sequence ATGGAGATAAAAAACTGCTCAGTGGTGACTGAGTTCATCCTCCTGGGAATCCCACACACAGAGGGCTTGGAGACTATGCTTTTTGTGTTATTCCTGCCCTTCTATACCTGCACCCTGGTGGGAAATGTGTCTATCCTCATGGCTGTTATTTCCTCTACCCGCCTTCATAcacccatgtactttttcctcGGGAATTTGTCCATATTTGATATGGGTTTCTCTTCTGTGACCTGTCCAAAAATGCTCCTTTACCTCATGGGGCTGAGCAGACTTATCTCCTACCAAGACTGTGTCTCTCAGCtcttcttctttcatttccttgggAGCATCGAGTGCTTTTTGTATACagtgatggcctatgaccgctttGCTGCCATTTGTCACCCTCTACGGTACTCAGTCATCATGAATTCTAGGATCTGTGTGGCACTAGCTGTGGGCACATGGCTACTAGGATGCCTCCATTCCAGTGTCTTAACTTCCCTCACCTTCACTTTGCCTTACTGTGGTCCCAATGAAGTAGATCACTTCTTCTGTGACATACCAGCCATCTTGCCATTGGCCTCTGGTGATACCTCCTTAGCACAGAGAGTGAGCTTCACTAACGTTGGTCTAGTGTCTCTTGTCTGCTTTCTCCTGATTCTTGTATCCTATACTCGAATCACAGTCTCCATCTTGAGAATTCATTCAACTGAGGGGCGTCAGCGTGCCTTCTCCACCTGCAGCGCCCATCTCATTGCTATCCTCTGTGCCTATGGACCTATAATCACTGTATACCTACAGCCTACACCAAACCCCATGCTGGGAACTGTAGTACAAATTCTGATGAACTTGGTAGCACCAATGCTGAACCCTTTGATCTATACTTTGAGGAATAAGGAAGTAAAGATAGCCCTGAGAAAGATACTGCATGGGAAGAAACCAATATCTGAGGGTTAG